The Stratiformator vulcanicus genome has a segment encoding these proteins:
- a CDS encoding Uma2 family endonuclease, which yields MPVLVLDEFFSEKLVTDRQERGVDRPDEVWDGLYIVMPSRDNQHQELITHLLRPLHFASDEAMRGTTFPGCNVSDRAADWKENHRCPDIAVYLKGNPAIDRGTHWQGGPDLAIEIVSPGDRSRDKLRFYTAVGTREVLIVDRDPWQLELYRNDGSPVMSSVGIAKVNGDAITTESVPLTWRLTAGSDRPLIEVESADPPGHWQI from the coding sequence ATGCCTGTCCTGGTTCTCGATGAATTTTTCTCCGAAAAGCTGGTCACCGATCGCCAAGAGCGAGGAGTCGATCGCCCGGACGAAGTCTGGGACGGTCTCTACATCGTGATGCCGTCACGCGACAACCAGCATCAGGAACTGATCACGCATTTGTTGAGGCCACTCCATTTCGCCTCGGACGAAGCGATGCGCGGGACGACTTTTCCTGGCTGTAACGTCAGCGATCGCGCCGCCGACTGGAAAGAGAATCACCGATGCCCCGACATCGCCGTTTATTTAAAGGGCAATCCCGCGATCGACCGCGGCACCCACTGGCAGGGTGGGCCTGATCTCGCCATTGAGATCGTCAGCCCCGGCGATAGAAGTCGTGATAAATTAAGATTCTACACGGCCGTTGGCACGCGAGAGGTCTTAATTGTCGATCGTGATCCGTGGCAACTGGAATTATATCGCAATGACGGCTCGCCGGTGATGTCATCGGTCGGCATTGCAAAGGTGAACGGGGATGCGATCACGACCGAATCGGTGCCGCTGACATGGCGACTGACCGCAGGAAGTGATCGGCCTTTG
- a CDS encoding toll/interleukin-1 receptor domain-containing protein, translated as MFTIPTYPRCYFDVFLSHDSEDKSWLVEELDEELRSRNVIPWFDRRDYPLAAGSPFEALKLKICECRMVVYLITEASLNRVPHRGWQLVERAYGEALSTTLWIGGAATQHVELGLFFLPAYDPRITGTPWHNLLNVTNATAVFAPETDFVAWSADRIESFLDGQANHSNPALQRLKNDPALNIFVQGSPGLEARLRCQFP; from the coding sequence GTGTTCACAATACCAACTTATCCGAGATGCTATTTCGACGTATTTCTCTCACATGACTCCGAAGATAAGAGCTGGTTAGTCGAAGAACTTGATGAAGAGCTACGGTCACGGAATGTGATCCCATGGTTTGACCGACGCGATTATCCGCTTGCGGCAGGAAGCCCATTTGAAGCCTTGAAGCTCAAGATTTGTGAATGTCGGATGGTTGTGTACTTGATTACCGAGGCGTCACTAAATCGGGTTCCGCATCGTGGTTGGCAACTTGTGGAGCGGGCGTATGGCGAAGCGTTATCAACAACACTATGGATCGGCGGCGCCGCGACGCAGCACGTTGAACTCGGTCTATTCTTCCTTCCCGCGTACGACCCGCGAATTACTGGGACTCCGTGGCATAACTTATTAAATGTTACGAATGCGACTGCTGTCTTCGCTCCGGAAACGGACTTCGTAGCTTGGTCGGCTGACCGTATCGAAAGTTTCCTAGACGGCCAAGCCAATCATTCAAACCCGGCTCTGCAGCGATTGAAGAATGATCCGGCCTTGAATATTTTCGTGCAAGGGAGTCCGGGTCTTGAAGCACGTTTGCGCTGTCAGTTCCCTTGA